Proteins found in one Pseudorasbora parva isolate DD20220531a chromosome 11, ASM2467924v1, whole genome shotgun sequence genomic segment:
- the dnd1 gene encoding dead end protein 1: protein MEGQQQQQQVLNPQRLKSLKEWVQKSSITLTQVNGQRKYGGPPPGWQGPAPGPGCEVFISQIPRDVYEDRLIPLFQSVGTLYEFRLMMNFSGQNRGFAYAKYGDPFTASTAVMTLHQYPLQEGACLTVRRSTEKRQLRLGDLPTNVNQAEMLMVLQMMSEGVEDVLLKLAGPKGREVVALVNYSSHYAASMAKKVLVEAFKKQCGISITVSWTSFSKSKRVKEMGQDDDFFTTPGLKPLTKPSLTPPRLYPQLSHNVPSHPTLQPFFRAVGGPTAPPRDEMMAQAPVNRDTVSQLQSMCEVNRLGAPQYEVRYHHTGPDGFLYFAFKVLIPGLPLPLFGAVQILPGTSAQAMKGEVCRAAAEQVIQTMCKVSNLRPF from the exons ATGGAGGgacagcagcaacagcagcag GTTTTGAACCCGCAGAGACTGAAGTCACTGAAAGAATGGGTGCAGAAAAGCTCCATCACTTTAACACAGGTCAACGGGCAGAGGAAATATGGTGGTCCTCCTCCGG GCTGGCAAGGTCCTGCTCCCGGCCCAGGCTGTGAGGTTTTCATCAGTCAGATCCCACGTGATGTGTATGAGGACCGTCTGATTCCTCTTTTTCAGAGCGTCGGTACACTTTATGAGTTCCGTCTCATGATGAACTTCAGCGGGCAGAACCGAGGCTTTGCCTATGCAAAGTACGGTGACCCCTTCACCGCGTCCACCGCCGTCATGACCCTCCATCAGTACCCTCTGCAGGAGGGGGCTTGTCTGACGGTTCGCAGGAGCACGGAGAAGCGGCAGCTGCGCCTGGGGGATCTTCCGACTAACGTGAATCAGGCGGAGATGCTGATGGTGCTCCAAATGATGTCTGAGGGTGTGGAGGATGTCCTGCTGAAGTTGGCCGGGCCCAAAGGGAGAGAGGTCGTGGCTCTAGTGAACTACTCCTCCCACTACGCGGCGTCCATGGCCAAGAAAGTGCTTGTGGAAG CTTTTAAGAAGCAGTGCGGCATTTCTATTACCGTAAGTTGGACGTCCTTCTCCAAGTCCAAGCGTGTCAAGGAGATGGGACAAGATGATGACTTCTTTACCACACCTGGTCTAAAACCCCTCACTAAACCCTCCCTCACCCCGCCACGCCTGTATCCTCAGCTCTCTCATAATGTCCCATCACACCCCACTCTCCAGCCCTTCTTCCGGGCCGTGGGGGGTCCGACCGCCCCGCCAAGAGATGAGATGATGGCTCAAGCCCCTGTGAACCGTGACACCGTATCTCAGCTGCAGAGTATGTGCGAGGTGAACAGACTCGGTGCACCACAGTATGAAGTCCGTTACCATCACACTGGCCCAGACGGCTTCTTATACTTCGCCTTCAAAGTCCTTATTCCAGGCCTCCCTCTGCCTCTGTTCGGAGCGGTCCAGATCCTTCCAGGCACCAGCGCTCAAGCAATGAAGGGGGAAGTTTGTCGGGCCGCCGCCGAGCAGGTGATCCAAACCATGTGCAAGGTCTCAAATTTGCGACCTTTCTAA